One part of the Parabacteroides sp. FAFU027 genome encodes these proteins:
- a CDS encoding alpha-isopropylmalate synthase regulatory domain-containing protein: MDTTLRDGEQTSGVSFAAQEKLSIACLLLEDLKVDRIEIASARVSEGEYDAVNRIIDWATRKGYLDRIEVLGFVDGGVSLQWIKNAGCRVVNLLTKGSQKHCEFQLRKSPEEHLADVKKTILLAQEMGIQVNLYLEDWSNGMMDSQDYVFFMMDGLKDMPVKRFMLPDTLGVLNPYNTYDYCRMMVKRYPDLHFDFHAHNDYDLAAANVFSAAKAGVKGIHTTINGLGERAGNAPLSSVIAVLHDQLQTKTHIVEKNMNHVSRVVESYSGVTIPANKPVIGANVFTQCAGIHADGDNKNNLYYNDLLPERFGRTREYALGKTSGKANIRKNLEDLGIDLDEESIRKVTERIIELGDKKEIVTQEDLPYIVSDVLKQDVKESNVKILNYSLSLAQGLKPVASLKIEIDGQMHESTSNGDGQYDAFMKALKKVYKKLDRSFPMLTNYSVSIPPGGRTDAFVQTVISWSYNGVDFKTRGLDGDQTEAAIKATAKMLNKIENL, translated from the coding sequence ATGGACACCACCCTGCGTGACGGGGAACAAACATCCGGAGTCTCATTTGCGGCACAGGAGAAACTAAGTATTGCCTGTCTGCTTTTGGAGGATCTGAAGGTTGATCGTATAGAGATTGCTTCGGCGCGTGTGTCGGAAGGTGAATACGATGCCGTAAACAGGATTATCGACTGGGCTACCCGTAAAGGGTATCTGGACCGTATTGAAGTGTTGGGGTTTGTTGATGGAGGAGTTTCTCTGCAATGGATTAAGAATGCAGGCTGCCGAGTGGTGAATCTTTTGACAAAAGGGTCTCAAAAGCATTGCGAGTTTCAGCTTCGTAAATCCCCTGAAGAGCATCTGGCTGACGTTAAAAAGACTATTCTTTTGGCTCAGGAGATGGGTATTCAGGTGAATCTTTATCTGGAAGACTGGTCAAACGGTATGATGGATTCACAGGATTACGTCTTCTTTATGATGGACGGGCTCAAAGATATGCCGGTTAAACGCTTTATGTTACCCGATACTCTGGGAGTGCTTAATCCGTACAATACCTACGATTATTGCCGGATGATGGTGAAGCGCTATCCTGACCTGCATTTTGACTTTCATGCTCATAACGATTATGATTTGGCTGCTGCCAATGTCTTTTCAGCTGCAAAAGCAGGGGTGAAGGGAATTCACACTACAATTAACGGTCTGGGTGAGCGTGCCGGTAATGCTCCCTTGTCGAGTGTTATCGCCGTGCTTCACGATCAGTTACAGACGAAGACCCACATTGTGGAAAAGAACATGAATCACGTCAGTCGCGTTGTAGAGTCATATTCCGGAGTGACGATTCCGGCAAATAAACCGGTAATCGGAGCGAATGTCTTTACCCAGTGTGCCGGTATTCACGCTGACGGAGATAACAAAAATAACCTTTATTATAATGATCTCTTGCCAGAACGATTTGGCCGAACCCGAGAGTATGCTTTAGGAAAAACCTCCGGCAAAGCCAATATCCGAAAGAATCTCGAAGATTTGGGAATTGATCTGGATGAAGAATCAATCCGTAAAGTGACCGAGCGTATCATAGAGTTGGGAGATAAGAAAGAGATTGTAACACAGGAAGATCTTCCATATATTGTTTCAGATGTATTGAAACAGGATGTTAAGGAATCCAATGTGAAGATTCTGAATTATTCGCTTTCACTGGCGCAGGGACTGAAGCCTGTCGCTTCTTTAAAGATCGAGATAGACGGCCAGATGCATGAATCAACATCTAATGGCGACGGTCAGTATGATGCCTTTATGAAGGCTTTGAAGAAGGTGTATAAGAAATTGGATCGTTCATTCCCGATGCTGACCAATTACAGCGTTAGTATTCCTCCAGGTGGACGAACCGATGCTTTTGTTCAGACAGTAATTTCTTGGTCATATAACGGGGTGGACTTCAAAACCCGTGGTCTGGATGGGGATCAGACTGAAGCGGCAATTAAAGCGACAGCTAAAATGCTGAATAAGATTGAAAATCTATAG
- the leuD gene encoding 3-isopropylmalate dehydratase small subunit: MEKFTTLTSTCVPLPIENVDTDQIIPARFLKATTREGFGDNLFADWRYDKSGAPIKEFILNNPTFSGEILVAGKNFGSGSSREHAAWAIAGYGFKVVVSSFFADIFKGNALNNGVLPVVVSEGFLAEMFAAINADAAATVTVNLEEQTITNNANGKTESFDINPYKKGCMLNGFDDIDYLLSNKTLIEAWEQK; encoded by the coding sequence ATGGAAAAATTCACAACATTAACATCGACTTGTGTGCCTCTTCCAATCGAGAACGTGGACACAGACCAAATTATACCAGCTCGCTTCCTGAAAGCGACTACCCGCGAAGGTTTCGGTGATAACCTTTTTGCAGACTGGCGTTATGACAAAAGCGGTGCTCCGATTAAAGAGTTCATTTTGAACAATCCTACTTTTTCGGGAGAAATTCTTGTGGCAGGTAAAAACTTCGGTAGCGGTTCAAGCCGTGAGCACGCTGCATGGGCAATTGCCGGTTACGGTTTCAAAGTAGTAGTTTCTAGCTTTTTTGCTGACATCTTCAAAGGAAATGCACTGAACAATGGCGTTCTTCCTGTTGTTGTAAGCGAAGGATTTTTGGCAGAAATGTTCGCTGCAATCAATGCTGATGCTGCTGCGACTGTGACTGTGAACCTCGAAGAGCAAACAATCACGAACAACGCTAACGGTAAAACCGAATCATTCGATATTAACCCATACAAAAAAGGTTGTATGTTGAACGGTTTCGATGATATCGACTATCTATTGAGCAACAAGACTCTGATAGAGGCCTGGGAACAGAAATAA